The Pelagibacterium halotolerans B2 nucleotide sequence AAGCGCGACCTGTCGGGCTGGCTTGTGTTCAACAAGCCCTACGACATGAGCTCCACCGAAGCGGTGGGCAAGCTGCGCTGGCTTTATGGCGCCAAAAAAGCCGGTCATGCCGGCACCCTCGATCCGCTGGCCACCGGCATTCTGCCCATCGCCTTCGGGGAGGCCACAAAGACCGTCCCCATCGTCCAGGACGGCACCAAGATCTATCATTTCGATATCGTCTGGGGCCAAGCCACCTCCACCGACGATATCGAGGGCGAGGTGATCGCCACCTCCGATATCCGCCCCACCCAACAAGCGCTTGAAGCGATCCTGCCGCGCTTTACCGGGCTGGTCACCCAGGTCCCGCCTGCCTTTTCGGCCATCAGGATCGGCGGCGAGCGCGCCTATGATCTGGCCCGCGCCGGCCACAAGCTCGATATGCCGCCCCGCGAGGTCGAAATCGACGCCCTCGAAGTGATCGCCCACACCCCCGAACGCAGCAAACTCTCGGTCACCTGTTCCAAGGGCACCTATGTCCGCGCCCTGGCCCGCGACATCGCCGAAGCGCTCGGAACGAGGGGCCATGTGGGTTCACTGCACCGCGCCCGCGTCGGACGTTTCACCGATGCGGATGCCGTCACCCTCGAGGCCATCGAAGCTGCGGAGCTTTCCAATCGCGATAGCCTGCTGTTGCCCGTTGCCGCCGGACTTGCCGATCTGCCCGAAATTAGGGTCGATGCCCGTCAGGCGGCCACCATCAGGCTGGGAAACCCCGTGCTCCTGACCGGTCGCGATGCACCGATTGCCCTTGATGAGGCATGGGCCTCGCTCAAGGGTGAGGCCGTGGCGCTCGGGTTTGTCGAGGCCGGGCAGTTCAAGCCCAGGCGTGTAATTCTGGGTTGAGGCGATCGGACGTCCCGCAGGCCCTTTACCCTCCCCCGATGACAGGCTAAAGGTTTGCGGGTCCATAAGGATCGGTCGTCCGACAATGTCTCAATCCGCCCCGCAGAACGAGAATAATCGGGCCGAATCCGAGGAGCGGAAAACGCCGCGCGGACCGCTTTCCATTCCAATCCTTTTCTACCTCGCCTTCCTGGTCGCCGTTGTCGTCCTGCCGGCCACCGCGTTCACCGCGGTGCTTTTGGCCCGTCACAATGTCGCCCAGGAGGAAACCGTCCAGACCTTCACGGTCGCGACCGCCCGCTCGGTCCTCCAGTCGGTCGAGCGCGAGATTGCGGGCATGATCACCACCCAAAGGGTGCTCATGAGCATCGAGGCGCTCAATAATGGAGATCTGGCGCAGTTCCACGAGCACGCCCAGACCGCGCTGGCCGGCACGGGCTCGTATTTCATCGTTGCCGACGACCAGGCCAACCAGTTGCTCAACACCCGCGTTGCCTACGGCACGCCGCTCGGTCAGGTATCCGATCTCGAAACCGTCCGGCGGGCGCTCGAAACCCCCGACGCTGTGGTGTCCGATGTGTTTTTCGGCCGCACGGCCCAGGAATATGTGTTCAACGTTGTGCGCCAGCGCCCCGGCATCATCCCGCCCCAGCTCGCCATTCTCACCCAGAATGCCTCATCGCTGTCCAACGCGCTCCTGACCCGCGAACTGCCGCAGGGCTGGCACGTGGCGCTCGTCGATTCCAACAACACGGTTCTTGCCGCCTCCCAGGATGCGGCACGCATCGGCGAGCCCCTGTTTATTCCGCTGCGCGAGGAATCGGGTGGGACGCGCTGGATCGATGCCAACATTTCCGGCGAGGACTACAAGACAATCACCCAGTATTCGATCCTGACCGGTTGGTATGTGGTCGCCTGGGCCCCCTCCGCGCTGGTCACCGAGCCCTTGCGCACCACGCTTTTGTGGCTGCTGGCCGGAGCGCTGGTCATTGTCGGGCTGGCCGGCTTTGCCGCCTCGCTCATCGGCAAGCAAATCGCCTCCTCGGTGCGCGGGCTCGCCCGTCAGGCCCGTGCAATGGGCGCCGGGCAGGAGATCGTCGCCATCCCCTATCCGGTGCGTGAACTCGCAGCTGTTTCCGAGGCACTGGCCAATGCCGGAGCCAAACGCCGCCAGGCCGAAACCGAGGCCCGGTTCTTGATGCGCGAGGTGGCGCATCGTTCAAAAAACCAGCTCACCGTCATCTCGGCCATGGCCAAACAGACCGCCCGTGGTGTCGACAATGTGGAAAAATTCGTCGAGAATTTCCAGAACCGGCTCTATGGCCTTGCCCGCTCCACCGATCTGCTTCTGACCCACGGCACCCAGGGGATAGGGCTGCGCGACCTGTTCCGCACCCAGATCGATCCGTTCCGTCCCGAGAACCCATCCCGTGTGGTCAAGACCGGCGTCAATGTCTATCTCAACGTCCAGGCCGCGCAGGTCCTGGGCATGGCCGCCCATGAACTGGCCACCAATGCCGCCAAATATGGCGCATTCTCGCGCGAGGGCGGCAAACTCACCGTCAACTGGAACCGGGCCGGCGGCGACAGGCTGCATCTGGTCTGGCGCGAAACGGTGCCCGATTTCTCCCCGCCGTCCGACCGCAAGGGTTTCGGCACGGTGGTTCTGCAAACCATGGTGGCCGGCGCGCTCAAGGCCGATGTTGAGCGTACGGTTCACGCCGATGGCATCGAATGGGTGTTTTCGATCCCCCTCGAACAGATCGATCCCGATCGTGACAGCCCTGACGCCGAA carries:
- a CDS encoding sensor histidine kinase, with translation MSQSAPQNENNRAESEERKTPRGPLSIPILFYLAFLVAVVVLPATAFTAVLLARHNVAQEETVQTFTVATARSVLQSVEREIAGMITTQRVLMSIEALNNGDLAQFHEHAQTALAGTGSYFIVADDQANQLLNTRVAYGTPLGQVSDLETVRRALETPDAVVSDVFFGRTAQEYVFNVVRQRPGIIPPQLAILTQNASSLSNALLTRELPQGWHVALVDSNNTVLAASQDAARIGEPLFIPLREESGGTRWIDANISGEDYKTITQYSILTGWYVVAWAPSALVTEPLRTTLLWLLAGALVIVGLAGFAASLIGKQIASSVRGLARQARAMGAGQEIVAIPYPVRELAAVSEALANAGAKRRQAETEARFLMREVAHRSKNQLTVISAMAKQTARGVDNVEKFVENFQNRLYGLARSTDLLLTHGTQGIGLRDLFRTQIDPFRPENPSRVVKTGVNVYLNVQAAQVLGMAAHELATNAAKYGAFSREGGKLTVNWNRAGGDRLHLVWRETVPDFSPPSDRKGFGTVVLQTMVAGALKADVERTVHADGIEWVFSIPLEQIDPDRDSPDAEEPEAGL
- the truB gene encoding tRNA pseudouridine(55) synthase TruB, which produces MSEAQKKRVKRDLSGWLVFNKPYDMSSTEAVGKLRWLYGAKKAGHAGTLDPLATGILPIAFGEATKTVPIVQDGTKIYHFDIVWGQATSTDDIEGEVIATSDIRPTQQALEAILPRFTGLVTQVPPAFSAIRIGGERAYDLARAGHKLDMPPREVEIDALEVIAHTPERSKLSVTCSKGTYVRALARDIAEALGTRGHVGSLHRARVGRFTDADAVTLEAIEAAELSNRDSLLLPVAAGLADLPEIRVDARQAATIRLGNPVLLTGRDAPIALDEAWASLKGEAVALGFVEAGQFKPRRVILG